In one Pseudoliparis swirei isolate HS2019 ecotype Mariana Trench chromosome 23, NWPU_hadal_v1, whole genome shotgun sequence genomic region, the following are encoded:
- the eef2kmt gene encoding protein-lysine N-methyltransferase EEF2KMT isoform X4 produces MEGSEPNRAADGRTVNKEDVLRDFQASFFAMSGLASFPWTFLEKDLERNKSSDLISDILSQTCLHSLCRRFPPSARYRKLFLSQLITRQEAAGCDPLDALYDALAEVVGAGYPTECFKSYLLPGGEAISLLESVALVSDGTTGLLTWEAALHLAEWALDHRHPFTGRTVLELGSGAGLTGIAICRSCSPSRYVFSDCHPRVLRKLRDNVRLNGLTGPEVGVEEMDWTTATDEQIARIGADTVIAADVVYDPDVVESLVALLSRILRVSSPEVFICSTVRNQETYGGFKRRLGEAGIGHQVVPGAAGQMFPYSRESEIETLALSTAARQ; encoded by the exons ATGGAGGGATCGGAGCCGAACCGAGCCGCGGACGGCCGAACGGTGAACAAGGAGGATGTTTTACGGGACTTCCAGGCGTCCTTCTTCGCCATGAGTGGACTGGCTTCGTTTCCGTGGACC TTTCTAGAAAAAGATCTTGAACGCAACAAGTCTTCAGATCTGATTTCAGACATCCTGAGCCAG ACGTGTCTTCACTCTCTGTGCCGGAGGTTTCCTCCGTCAGCGAGATACCGGAAGCTGTTCCTCTCCCAGCTCATCACACGG CAGGAGGCGGCGGGCTGCGACCCGCTGGACGCGCTCTACGACGCGCTGGCCGAGGTGGTCGGCGCCGGATACCCGACGGAGTGCTTCAAGAGCTACCTGCTG CCCGGCGGCGAGGCTATCTCTCTGCTGGAGAGCGTGGCGCTGGTCTCAGACGGGACCACCGGCCTGTTGACCTGGGAGGCCGCGCTGCACCTGGCGGAGTGGGCTCTGGACCACCGGCACCCCTTCACCGGCAG GACGGTTCTGGAGCTCGGCAGCGGCGCTGGTCTGACCGGCATCGCCATCTGCCGCTCCTGCAGCCCGAGCAGATACGTGTTCAGCGACTGTCACCCGAGGGTGCTGCGCAAGCTGAGAGACAACGTGCGGCTGAACGGGCTGACCGGGCCGGAGGTCGGCGTGGAGGAGATGGACTGGACGACGGCGACGGACGAGCAGATCGCTCGGATCGGCGCCGACACCGTCATCGCTGCAG ATGTGGTCTACGACCCGGACGTGGTGGAGTCTCTGGTGGCGCTGCTGTCCAGGATCCTGAGGGTCTCGTCTCCGGAGGTCTTCATCTGCTCCACCGTCAGGAACCAGGAGACGTACGGCGGCTTCAAGCGGCGGCTCG GAGAAGCAGGAATCGGCCACCAGGTGGTGCCAGGAGCCGCCGGCCAGATGTTCCCCTACAGCCGAGAGTCTGAGATCGAGACCCTCGCGCTGTCCACGGCCGCACGGCAATAA
- the eef2kmt gene encoding protein-lysine N-methyltransferase EEF2KMT isoform X6 has product MEGSEPNRAADGRTVNKEDVLRDFQASFFAMSGLASFPWTFLEKDLERNKSSDLISDILSQTCLHSLCRRFPPSARYRKLFLSQLITRQEAAGCDPLDALYDALAEVVGAGYPTECFKSYLLPGGEAISLLESVALVSDGTTGLLTWEAALHLAEWALDHRHPFTGRTVLELGSGAGLTGIAICRSCSPSRYVFSDCHPRVLRKLRDNVRLNGLTGPEVGVEEMDWTTATDEQIARIGADTVIAADVVYDPDVVESLVALLSRILRVSSPEVFICSTVRNQETRSRNRPPGGARSRRPDVPLQPRV; this is encoded by the exons ATGGAGGGATCGGAGCCGAACCGAGCCGCGGACGGCCGAACGGTGAACAAGGAGGATGTTTTACGGGACTTCCAGGCGTCCTTCTTCGCCATGAGTGGACTGGCTTCGTTTCCGTGGACC TTTCTAGAAAAAGATCTTGAACGCAACAAGTCTTCAGATCTGATTTCAGACATCCTGAGCCAG ACGTGTCTTCACTCTCTGTGCCGGAGGTTTCCTCCGTCAGCGAGATACCGGAAGCTGTTCCTCTCCCAGCTCATCACACGG CAGGAGGCGGCGGGCTGCGACCCGCTGGACGCGCTCTACGACGCGCTGGCCGAGGTGGTCGGCGCCGGATACCCGACGGAGTGCTTCAAGAGCTACCTGCTG CCCGGCGGCGAGGCTATCTCTCTGCTGGAGAGCGTGGCGCTGGTCTCAGACGGGACCACCGGCCTGTTGACCTGGGAGGCCGCGCTGCACCTGGCGGAGTGGGCTCTGGACCACCGGCACCCCTTCACCGGCAG GACGGTTCTGGAGCTCGGCAGCGGCGCTGGTCTGACCGGCATCGCCATCTGCCGCTCCTGCAGCCCGAGCAGATACGTGTTCAGCGACTGTCACCCGAGGGTGCTGCGCAAGCTGAGAGACAACGTGCGGCTGAACGGGCTGACCGGGCCGGAGGTCGGCGTGGAGGAGATGGACTGGACGACGGCGACGGACGAGCAGATCGCTCGGATCGGCGCCGACACCGTCATCGCTGCAG ATGTGGTCTACGACCCGGACGTGGTGGAGTCTCTGGTGGCGCTGCTGTCCAGGATCCTGAGGGTCTCGTCTCCGGAGGTCTTCATCTGCTCCACCGTCAGGAACCAGGAGAC GAGAAGCAGGAATCGGCCACCAGGTGGTGCCAGGAGCCGCCGGCCAGATGTTCCCCTACAGCCGAGAGTCTGA
- the eef2kmt gene encoding protein-lysine N-methyltransferase EEF2KMT isoform X7: protein MEGSEPNRAADGRTVNKEDVLRDFQASFFAMSGLASFPWTQEAAGCDPLDALYDALAEVVGAGYPTECFKSYLLPGGEAISLLESVALVSDGTTGLLTWEAALHLAEWALDHRHPFTGRTVLELGSGAGLTGIAICRSCSPSRYVFSDCHPRVLRKLRDNVRLNGLTGPEVGVEEMDWTTATDEQIARIGADTVIAADVVYDPDVVESLVALLSRILRVSSPEVFICSTVRNQETYGGFKRRLGKGAELPARPSTDPMCSSLVRRSRNRPPGGARSRRPDVPLQPRV, encoded by the exons ATGGAGGGATCGGAGCCGAACCGAGCCGCGGACGGCCGAACGGTGAACAAGGAGGATGTTTTACGGGACTTCCAGGCGTCCTTCTTCGCCATGAGTGGACTGGCTTCGTTTCCGTGGACC CAGGAGGCGGCGGGCTGCGACCCGCTGGACGCGCTCTACGACGCGCTGGCCGAGGTGGTCGGCGCCGGATACCCGACGGAGTGCTTCAAGAGCTACCTGCTG CCCGGCGGCGAGGCTATCTCTCTGCTGGAGAGCGTGGCGCTGGTCTCAGACGGGACCACCGGCCTGTTGACCTGGGAGGCCGCGCTGCACCTGGCGGAGTGGGCTCTGGACCACCGGCACCCCTTCACCGGCAG GACGGTTCTGGAGCTCGGCAGCGGCGCTGGTCTGACCGGCATCGCCATCTGCCGCTCCTGCAGCCCGAGCAGATACGTGTTCAGCGACTGTCACCCGAGGGTGCTGCGCAAGCTGAGAGACAACGTGCGGCTGAACGGGCTGACCGGGCCGGAGGTCGGCGTGGAGGAGATGGACTGGACGACGGCGACGGACGAGCAGATCGCTCGGATCGGCGCCGACACCGTCATCGCTGCAG ATGTGGTCTACGACCCGGACGTGGTGGAGTCTCTGGTGGCGCTGCTGTCCAGGATCCTGAGGGTCTCGTCTCCGGAGGTCTTCATCTGCTCCACCGTCAGGAACCAGGAGACGTACGGCGGCTTCAAGCGGCGGCTCGgtaagggggcggagcttcccgCGAGGCCGTCGACCGACCCGATGTGTTCTTCTCTCGTCAGGAGAAGCAGGAATCGGCCACCAGGTGGTGCCAGGAGCCGCCGGCCAGATGTTCCCCTACAGCCGAGAGTCTGA
- the eef2kmt gene encoding protein-lysine N-methyltransferase EEF2KMT isoform X3: MEGSEPNRAADGRTVNKEDVLRDFQASFFAMSGLASFPWTFLEKDLERNKSSDLISDILSQTCLHSLCRRFPPSARYRKLFLSQLITRVQHLSGGGGLRPAGRALRRAGRGGRRRIPDGVLQELPAARRRGYLSAGERGAGLRRDHRPVDLGGRAAPGGVGSGPPAPLHRQDGSGARQRRWSDRHRHLPLLQPEQIRVQRLSPEGAAQAERQRAAERADRAGGRRGGDGLDDGDGRADRSDRRRHRHRCRCGLRPGRGGVSGGAAVQDPEGLVSGGLHLLHRQEPGDEKQESATRWCQEPPARCSPTAESLRSRPSRCPRPHGNKDSSSTSSVL, translated from the exons ATGGAGGGATCGGAGCCGAACCGAGCCGCGGACGGCCGAACGGTGAACAAGGAGGATGTTTTACGGGACTTCCAGGCGTCCTTCTTCGCCATGAGTGGACTGGCTTCGTTTCCGTGGACC TTTCTAGAAAAAGATCTTGAACGCAACAAGTCTTCAGATCTGATTTCAGACATCCTGAGCCAG ACGTGTCTTCACTCTCTGTGCCGGAGGTTTCCTCCGTCAGCGAGATACCGGAAGCTGTTCCTCTCCCAGCTCATCACACGGGTGCAACATTTAT CAGGAGGCGGCGGGCTGCGACCCGCTGGACGCGCTCTACGACGCGCTGGCCGAGGTGGTCGGCGCCGGATACCCGACGGAGTGCTTCAAGAGCTACCTGCTG CCCGGCGGCGAGGCTATCTCTCTGCTGGAGAGCGTGGCGCTGGTCTCAGACGGGACCACCGGCCTGTTGACCTGGGAGGCCGCGCTGCACCTGGCGGAGTGGGCTCTGGACCACCGGCACCCCTTCACCGGCAG GACGGTTCTGGAGCTCGGCAGCGGCGCTGGTCTGACCGGCATCGCCATCTGCCGCTCCTGCAGCCCGAGCAGATACGTGTTCAGCGACTGTCACCCGAGGGTGCTGCGCAAGCTGAGAGACAACGTGCGGCTGAACGGGCTGACCGGGCCGGAGGTCGGCGTGGAGGAGATGGACTGGACGACGGCGACGGACGAGCAGATCGCTCGGATCGGCGCCGACACCGTCATCGCTGCAG ATGTGGTCTACGACCCGGACGTGGTGGAGTCTCTGGTGGCGCTGCTGTCCAGGATCCTGAGGGTCTCGTCTCCGGAGGTCTTCATCTGCTCCACCGTCAGGAACCAGGAGAC GAGAAGCAGGAATCGGCCACCAGGTGGTGCCAGGAGCCGCCGGCCAGATGTTCCCCTACAGCCGAGAGTCTGAGATCGAGACCCTCGCGCTGTCCACGGCCGCACGGCAATAAAGATTCATCAAGTACATCGTCTGTCCTTTGA
- the eef2kmt gene encoding protein-lysine N-methyltransferase EEF2KMT isoform X5, which translates to MEGSEPNRAADGRTVNKEDVLRDFQASFFAMSGLASFPWTFLEKDLERNKSSDLISDILSQTCLHSLCRRFPPSARYRKLFLSQLITRVQHLSGGGGLRPAGRALRRAGRGGRRRIPDGVLQELPAARRRGYLSAGERGAGLRRDHRPVDLGGRAAPGGVGSGPPAPLHRQDGSGARQRRWSDRHRHLPLLQPEQIRVQRLSPEGAAQAERQRAAERADRAGGRRGGDGLDDGDGRADRSDRRRHRHRCRCGLRPGRGGVSGGAAVQDPEGLVSGGLHLLHRQEPGDVRRLQAAARRSRNRPPGGARSRRPDVPLQPRV; encoded by the exons ATGGAGGGATCGGAGCCGAACCGAGCCGCGGACGGCCGAACGGTGAACAAGGAGGATGTTTTACGGGACTTCCAGGCGTCCTTCTTCGCCATGAGTGGACTGGCTTCGTTTCCGTGGACC TTTCTAGAAAAAGATCTTGAACGCAACAAGTCTTCAGATCTGATTTCAGACATCCTGAGCCAG ACGTGTCTTCACTCTCTGTGCCGGAGGTTTCCTCCGTCAGCGAGATACCGGAAGCTGTTCCTCTCCCAGCTCATCACACGGGTGCAACATTTAT CAGGAGGCGGCGGGCTGCGACCCGCTGGACGCGCTCTACGACGCGCTGGCCGAGGTGGTCGGCGCCGGATACCCGACGGAGTGCTTCAAGAGCTACCTGCTG CCCGGCGGCGAGGCTATCTCTCTGCTGGAGAGCGTGGCGCTGGTCTCAGACGGGACCACCGGCCTGTTGACCTGGGAGGCCGCGCTGCACCTGGCGGAGTGGGCTCTGGACCACCGGCACCCCTTCACCGGCAG GACGGTTCTGGAGCTCGGCAGCGGCGCTGGTCTGACCGGCATCGCCATCTGCCGCTCCTGCAGCCCGAGCAGATACGTGTTCAGCGACTGTCACCCGAGGGTGCTGCGCAAGCTGAGAGACAACGTGCGGCTGAACGGGCTGACCGGGCCGGAGGTCGGCGTGGAGGAGATGGACTGGACGACGGCGACGGACGAGCAGATCGCTCGGATCGGCGCCGACACCGTCATCGCTGCAG ATGTGGTCTACGACCCGGACGTGGTGGAGTCTCTGGTGGCGCTGCTGTCCAGGATCCTGAGGGTCTCGTCTCCGGAGGTCTTCATCTGCTCCACCGTCAGGAACCAGGAGACGTACGGCGGCTTCAAGCGGCGGCTCG GAGAAGCAGGAATCGGCCACCAGGTGGTGCCAGGAGCCGCCGGCCAGATGTTCCCCTACAGCCGAGAGTCTGA
- the eef2kmt gene encoding protein-lysine N-methyltransferase EEF2KMT isoform X1 has translation MEGSEPNRAADGRTVNKEDVLRDFQASFFAMSGLASFPWTFLEKDLERNKSSDLISDILSQTCLHSLCRRFPPSARYRKLFLSQLITRQEAAGCDPLDALYDALAEVVGAGYPTECFKSYLLPGGEAISLLESVALVSDGTTGLLTWEAALHLAEWALDHRHPFTGRTVLELGSGAGLTGIAICRSCSPSRYVFSDCHPRVLRKLRDNVRLNGLTGPEVGVEEMDWTTATDEQIARIGADTVIAADVVYDPDVVESLVALLSRILRVSSPEVFICSTVRNQETYGGFKRRLGKGAELPARPSTDPMCSSLVRRSRNRPPGGARSRRPDVPLQPRV, from the exons ATGGAGGGATCGGAGCCGAACCGAGCCGCGGACGGCCGAACGGTGAACAAGGAGGATGTTTTACGGGACTTCCAGGCGTCCTTCTTCGCCATGAGTGGACTGGCTTCGTTTCCGTGGACC TTTCTAGAAAAAGATCTTGAACGCAACAAGTCTTCAGATCTGATTTCAGACATCCTGAGCCAG ACGTGTCTTCACTCTCTGTGCCGGAGGTTTCCTCCGTCAGCGAGATACCGGAAGCTGTTCCTCTCCCAGCTCATCACACGG CAGGAGGCGGCGGGCTGCGACCCGCTGGACGCGCTCTACGACGCGCTGGCCGAGGTGGTCGGCGCCGGATACCCGACGGAGTGCTTCAAGAGCTACCTGCTG CCCGGCGGCGAGGCTATCTCTCTGCTGGAGAGCGTGGCGCTGGTCTCAGACGGGACCACCGGCCTGTTGACCTGGGAGGCCGCGCTGCACCTGGCGGAGTGGGCTCTGGACCACCGGCACCCCTTCACCGGCAG GACGGTTCTGGAGCTCGGCAGCGGCGCTGGTCTGACCGGCATCGCCATCTGCCGCTCCTGCAGCCCGAGCAGATACGTGTTCAGCGACTGTCACCCGAGGGTGCTGCGCAAGCTGAGAGACAACGTGCGGCTGAACGGGCTGACCGGGCCGGAGGTCGGCGTGGAGGAGATGGACTGGACGACGGCGACGGACGAGCAGATCGCTCGGATCGGCGCCGACACCGTCATCGCTGCAG ATGTGGTCTACGACCCGGACGTGGTGGAGTCTCTGGTGGCGCTGCTGTCCAGGATCCTGAGGGTCTCGTCTCCGGAGGTCTTCATCTGCTCCACCGTCAGGAACCAGGAGACGTACGGCGGCTTCAAGCGGCGGCTCGgtaagggggcggagcttcccgCGAGGCCGTCGACCGACCCGATGTGTTCTTCTCTCGTCAGGAGAAGCAGGAATCGGCCACCAGGTGGTGCCAGGAGCCGCCGGCCAGATGTTCCCCTACAGCCGAGAGTCTGA
- the eef2kmt gene encoding protein-lysine N-methyltransferase EEF2KMT isoform X2, whose protein sequence is MEGSEPNRAADGRTVNKEDVLRDFQASFFAMSGLASFPWTFLEKDLERNKSSDLISDILSQTCLHSLCRRFPPSARYRKLFLSQLITREAAGCDPLDALYDALAEVVGAGYPTECFKSYLLPGGEAISLLESVALVSDGTTGLLTWEAALHLAEWALDHRHPFTGRTVLELGSGAGLTGIAICRSCSPSRYVFSDCHPRVLRKLRDNVRLNGLTGPEVGVEEMDWTTATDEQIARIGADTVIAADVVYDPDVVESLVALLSRILRVSSPEVFICSTVRNQETYGGFKRRLGKGAELPARPSTDPMCSSLVRRSRNRPPGGARSRRPDVPLQPRV, encoded by the exons ATGGAGGGATCGGAGCCGAACCGAGCCGCGGACGGCCGAACGGTGAACAAGGAGGATGTTTTACGGGACTTCCAGGCGTCCTTCTTCGCCATGAGTGGACTGGCTTCGTTTCCGTGGACC TTTCTAGAAAAAGATCTTGAACGCAACAAGTCTTCAGATCTGATTTCAGACATCCTGAGCCAG ACGTGTCTTCACTCTCTGTGCCGGAGGTTTCCTCCGTCAGCGAGATACCGGAAGCTGTTCCTCTCCCAGCTCATCACACGG GAGGCGGCGGGCTGCGACCCGCTGGACGCGCTCTACGACGCGCTGGCCGAGGTGGTCGGCGCCGGATACCCGACGGAGTGCTTCAAGAGCTACCTGCTG CCCGGCGGCGAGGCTATCTCTCTGCTGGAGAGCGTGGCGCTGGTCTCAGACGGGACCACCGGCCTGTTGACCTGGGAGGCCGCGCTGCACCTGGCGGAGTGGGCTCTGGACCACCGGCACCCCTTCACCGGCAG GACGGTTCTGGAGCTCGGCAGCGGCGCTGGTCTGACCGGCATCGCCATCTGCCGCTCCTGCAGCCCGAGCAGATACGTGTTCAGCGACTGTCACCCGAGGGTGCTGCGCAAGCTGAGAGACAACGTGCGGCTGAACGGGCTGACCGGGCCGGAGGTCGGCGTGGAGGAGATGGACTGGACGACGGCGACGGACGAGCAGATCGCTCGGATCGGCGCCGACACCGTCATCGCTGCAG ATGTGGTCTACGACCCGGACGTGGTGGAGTCTCTGGTGGCGCTGCTGTCCAGGATCCTGAGGGTCTCGTCTCCGGAGGTCTTCATCTGCTCCACCGTCAGGAACCAGGAGACGTACGGCGGCTTCAAGCGGCGGCTCGgtaagggggcggagcttcccgCGAGGCCGTCGACCGACCCGATGTGTTCTTCTCTCGTCAGGAGAAGCAGGAATCGGCCACCAGGTGGTGCCAGGAGCCGCCGGCCAGATGTTCCCCTACAGCCGAGAGTCTGA